CTTCTCGGGAGGGAGCCGGTCGCCCGGCGCGAGCTCGCCCGACACGATCATCGCCTTGATCTTCTCGATCGCCTCGTCAGTCACTGCCATGGCGTCATCCTAGCCAGTCATCGGATGTCTGCGGCAGGATGGGCGTATGCGCGCACTCGATTCGCACCTGCATCTCTGGGACCCGGAGCTTCTGCACTACACCTGGCTCGAGGGGCCTCTCGCGTGGCTGTTCGCGGAGACCGAGATCGAGCACGCGCGCATCCCGCGTGCGACGACCGAGCGGGCGGTGTTCGTGCAGGCCGAGACGGTCGAAGACGACTTCCTCGAGGAGGTCCGCTGGGTGGCGTCTCTCGCGCAGCGCGTGGGCGTGGTCGGCATCGTCGCCGGCGCGAGGCTCGACCGCGGCACCGACACGACCGCGCATCTCGAGGGCCTCGCCGGCGAGCCGCTCGTGGTCGGCGTGCGGCACAACCTGCAGGGCGAACCGGACGGACTCGCGGTGTCGGCCGCGTTCGTGACCGGCGCGCGCGAGGTCGCCGCCCGCGGCTGGTCGTTCGATGCGTGCGTGCGCGCCTCGCAGCTGCCCGAGATCGCGCGCCTCGCGGGAGCGGTGCCCGAGCTGCGGACGGTGCTCGATCACCTCGGCAAGCCGGAGGTCGGCACCGCGGATGCTCCGGTGGCGCCGACGAGGGAGTGGGTGCGCGATCTCGACGATCTGGCCCGGCATCCGAACGTGTGGTGCAAGCTGTCTGGGCTGCCTGCGGAGGCGGGCGGCGACTGGTCGCCGGAGCAGCTCGCGCCCTTCCTCGACGCGGCCGCGGATGCCTTCGGCGTCGAACGGCTGATGTGGGGCAGCGATTGGCCGGTGTCCGTCATCGGCCCCGCGGAGGAGGGCGACCCGCACAGGACTCCCGACGGATCGCCGATGTATCAGCCGACGGCGCGGAGCCGATGGGCGGATGCCGTGATCGCCTGGGCCGAGCGCCGCGGGCATGACGTCGACGCCCTCATGTGGCGGAATGCCGAGGCGTTCTACCGGATCGGCCAGCGGCCGACGCAGGAGGATGCTCGGGAGGAGCGCCCTCGCCGCGGCATCCGGGGCTGGTTGCGGGGAGAGCGCTCGTAGCGCAAGCGCAAGCGCAAGCGCAAGCGTACGCGCGATCGCGATCGCGATCGCGATCGCGAGCGCACGCGCACGCGCGGTCGCGGGCAGCGCAGACGGCCCAGAACACCGTGACCCGGCGGGACGCGGCGAGTCAGCTCCCGACGGGACGCAGGCGCAGCTGGGCCATTCCGCCGTCGACCTCGATGAACGTCCCGGTGGTGGAGCCGGCCGCAGGGCTCACCAGATACGCGACGGCCGCGGCCACCTCGTCGGGCGAGACCAGCCGGCCATGCGGCTGACGGGCTTCGAGGGCGGCGCGTTCGGCAGCGGGGTCGTCGGCCGCGTCGAGCAGTCGGCCGACCCACGGGGTGTCGGCGGTGCCCGGGTTTACGGCGTTGACGCGGATGCCCTCTCGCAGATGGTCGGCGGCCATGGCCCGGGTCAGTGCCGAGACGGCACCCTTCGACGCGCTGTACAGGGCGCGCTGCGGGAGTCCGGTCGTCGACGCGATGGATGCCGTGTTGCACACCGCCGCGCTCGGCGACCTCTTGAGCCAGGGCAGCGCGGCCGACGTCACGCGGGCGATCCCGGTGACGTTGATCGAGAGCACGCGCGCCCACTCCTCGTCGTCGTTCGCGCTGATGTCGCCCTGCGCGCCGACGCCGGCGTTGTTGACCACGATGTCGATGCGGCCGAACTCCGCGGCGACGGCGGCGACGGCGGCATCCACCGATGCGCGGTCGGACACGTCGGCGGTGAACGCCGCGAAGGCGGCATCCGCCCCCGAGGTGTCGCGGTCGAGCACGGCGATCCGCGCTCCGTCGGCGTGCAGGCGGGCAGCGATGGCGGCCCCGATGCCGGATGCTCCGCCGGTGACGATCGCGACGAGCCCGTCGAGTGCCGGGGTGTGGATCTGCGTGCTCACTTCTGTGCCTCCCAGGCCACGAACTCCTGGCGCTGATGCCCCAGTCCTTCGATCTCGATCTCGACCACGTCGCCCGCCTTCAGGTACGGGAATCTGCCGCCGAACGCGACCCCCTGCGGGGTGCCGGTGAGGATCAGATCCCCCGGCTCGAGAGTGACGTACTGCGACAGGTGGTGCACGATCGTGCGCACGTCGAAGATCATGTCGTTCGTGTTCGAGTCCTGGCGGGGCTCGCCGTTGACCCAGCTGCGCAGCCGCAGCTCGTCGACGTCGACCTCGTCGGGGGTGACCAGCCACGGGCCGGTGGGGTTGAAGCCCGGGGCGATCTTGCCCTTGGACCACTGCCCGCCCGAGACCTCCATCTGGAAGGCGCGCTCGGAGACGTCGTTCGCCACCACGTAGCCGGCGATGTGCGCGTCGG
The sequence above is a segment of the Microbacterium sp. Root553 genome. Coding sequences within it:
- a CDS encoding amidohydrolase family protein — protein: MRALDSHLHLWDPELLHYTWLEGPLAWLFAETEIEHARIPRATTERAVFVQAETVEDDFLEEVRWVASLAQRVGVVGIVAGARLDRGTDTTAHLEGLAGEPLVVGVRHNLQGEPDGLAVSAAFVTGAREVAARGWSFDACVRASQLPEIARLAGAVPELRTVLDHLGKPEVGTADAPVAPTREWVRDLDDLARHPNVWCKLSGLPAEAGGDWSPEQLAPFLDAAADAFGVERLMWGSDWPVSVIGPAEEGDPHRTPDGSPMYQPTARSRWADAVIAWAERRGHDVDALMWRNAEAFYRIGQRPTQEDAREERPRRGIRGWLRGERS
- a CDS encoding SDR family NAD(P)-dependent oxidoreductase: MSTQIHTPALDGLVAIVTGGASGIGAAIAARLHADGARIAVLDRDTSGADAAFAAFTADVSDRASVDAAVAAVAAEFGRIDIVVNNAGVGAQGDISANDDEEWARVLSINVTGIARVTSAALPWLKRSPSAAVCNTASIASTTGLPQRALYSASKGAVSALTRAMAADHLREGIRVNAVNPGTADTPWVGRLLDAADDPAAERAALEARQPHGRLVSPDEVAAAVAYLVSPAAGSTTGTFIEVDGGMAQLRLRPVGS